Genomic segment of Limnohabitans sp. INBF002:
ACATCGTCAAAAAAGACGGTCGCCGCATCGACTACAAGCGCAACAAACTCCTCGAATCCATGGGCCTCGCCCTGCGCAAACGCCCTGTCAGCACCGAACAGGTCGACAACGCCATCGAACGCATTGAAGAAAAACTACTCAGCCTCGGCCAACGCGAAGTGCCCTCCACCCGCATTGGTGAGTTGGTGATGCGCGAACTCAAAAAACTCGACAAAGTCGCCTACATCCGCTTTGCCAGCGTGTACCGCAGCTTTGAAGACATCGACGACTTCAAGAGCTTGGTGGACGAAGTTCGCAAGTAGTTTTCGAGTCTCAGCCATGCGCTGACACACGTTACAAACCTAGCATTTGCGCCATGCAAACGCTGGGTTTTTTACTGTCTCAACGCCCCAACCTGCGAGGTTTCAGCCTCGTTGAGTTGCTGGCGTGCCTAGCCATCATGGCCATCACCGCCGCATTGGCCGTGCCCAACTGGCAGCGCTTTCAAGAACGCAACCGTGTCGAGGCCATGCGCGACCAGCTGGTGAACGATTTACAAAGCGCACGCCTTCGCGCCATGCAGCGCGGAGAAACCTTGCAACTCGCACGTTTGCGCGATTGCACATGGGGAGCCTCCACCAACAACGATTGGAGTTGCGGCTGGGAACTGCGCGTGAAATCAAGCCAAGCTGTGCTGCAAACGTCGCAAAGCCCAACCCCACTGCAAGTGACATTTAGCAAGTCAGAGCCGCTCGACATCAGCCCGCGTGGCGACCTTGGCACTGTGGGAGATCGTTGGGTCATCAAGTCACGACAAATCGCCTTCAACATAGCCAACACTTTGTGTTTGAGCAGCGCCAGCCGTTTGCGCTGGCAATCGGGTGAGTCATGCAGCTGAAGCGCATGCAAGGGTTTGCCTTGATGGAAGCAATGGCCGCACTGCTGGTCTTGGTGCTTGGCATCTTGGGCTTGTTGTGGATGCACCAACAAGCCTTGGTCTTGCAACGACAGCAACTCATGCGCTCGGTCGCCATGGGCATCGCCGACGATTTGGCCGAGCGCATGCAGCTCAACGCACCACAGCATGCGATGTACGCCAAAACATGGGGCGCGCTCAGCAACCCTACCGGCCCTGACTGCGCATCCACCGCGTGCAGCCGTCCCGAGCTCGCGCAGTGGGACATGCAGCAACTCCAAGCCAGCTTAGACAGCCAACTGCCAGAAGGCGATGCAACGGTCTTTGCCTTAACGGGTCTGAGCAACTGGTGGGGCATCGCCATTGCTTGGCGTGACGCAACAGAGACCTATCGCACCGATGCCGCGGCAGGCACCCCACCCTGCCCCGCACAAATGAGCTGTTTGCGTCTTTTCATAAGGCCCACACGATGAACGCCCCCGCGCAGCAGGGCCACACCTTGCCTGAACTGTTGATTGGCGTCGCATTGGGACTCGGGGTCATCGCCGCAGCCATTGCGGCATACGGGGCCAGCAAACAAACCTGGGCATCCATGGCCGCGGCCGATGCCGTTCACGCCAATGCACGCGTGGCCTTGCGCAACATGCGCGAGCAAGCCCACATGGCGGGTGCGGCATATCTGAAGCTGAGCAGCAACGATGGGCCAATCACC
This window contains:
- a CDS encoding GspH/FimT family pseudopilin yields the protein MQTLGFLLSQRPNLRGFSLVELLACLAIMAITAALAVPNWQRFQERNRVEAMRDQLVNDLQSARLRAMQRGETLQLARLRDCTWGASTNNDWSCGWELRVKSSQAVLQTSQSPTPLQVTFSKSEPLDISPRGDLGTVGDRWVIKSRQIAFNIANTLCLSSASRLRWQSGESCS
- the nrdR gene encoding transcriptional regulator NrdR encodes the protein MKCPFCGHLETQVVETRMSEDGDSIRRRRQCGACEKRYTTYERPDVSFPNIVKKDGRRIDYKRNKLLESMGLALRKRPVSTEQVDNAIERIEEKLLSLGQREVPSTRIGELVMRELKKLDKVAYIRFASVYRSFEDIDDFKSLVDEVRK